Proteins from a single region of bacterium HR34:
- the miaB gene encoding tRNA-2-methylthio-N(6)-dimethylallyladenosine synthase yields MAQITTQKTKTKNKKYHIITYGCQMNWSDSERFAGALECLNYEKASSLEDADLIVINACSVRQSAVDRVWGQTKKILELKKKKNVKAILTGCVLEQDKTKFKERFDVIMKITDIPKLPEILGEEDKIKLFQDQISQYSYLNVKPKYGNNFRAYVPISTGCNYFCTYCVIPYTRGLEKVRPVDEIMSEVEELVKNGYKDIWLLGENVNSYQYKNVNFAKLLRKINRLKGKFWIHFVSPNPKDFTDEQIDTIAKCKKIGKYVNLPLQSGNPEVLKRMRRRYDIKKYIYIAKTLRKKVPELCLSTDVIVGFCGETRKEFEDTKKMFELIKYDMAYISEYSERKGTVAAKIYKDNVSHREKERRKKILNKILEKTALYRNKKYVGKVMEAIPDEYKDGYLVGKLHNWKTVKFKAGVNWQRMIGEFVKVRITEALPWGLKAEVVIK; encoded by the coding sequence ATGGCGCAAATAACTACACAAAAAACCAAAACAAAAAATAAAAAATATCACATAATAACTTATGGTTGCCAGATGAACTGGTCTGATTCTGAAAGGTTTGCGGGTGCCTTAGAATGTTTAAATTACGAAAAAGCATCATCTTTAGAAGATGCAGATTTAATAGTTATAAACGCCTGTTCTGTGAGGCAATCTGCAGTAGACAGAGTTTGGGGACAAACAAAAAAAATATTAGAACTAAAAAAGAAAAAGAATGTAAAAGCGATACTAACAGGATGTGTTTTAGAGCAAGATAAAACAAAATTTAAAGAAAGGTTCGACGTAATTATGAAAATAACAGATATCCCAAAACTTCCTGAAATTTTAGGAGAAGAAGATAAAATAAAACTTTTTCAAGATCAAATATCTCAATACTCATATTTAAATGTAAAACCAAAATACGGAAATAATTTTAGGGCATATGTACCAATAAGCACTGGTTGTAATTATTTTTGCACTTATTGTGTTATACCGTACACTAGAGGACTTGAAAAAGTAAGACCAGTTGATGAAATAATGTCAGAAGTAGAAGAACTTGTTAAAAACGGTTATAAAGACATATGGCTTTTGGGAGAGAATGTGAATAGTTATCAATATAAGAATGTAAACTTCGCAAAATTGTTAAGAAAAATAAATAGATTAAAAGGCAAATTTTGGATACATTTTGTTTCTCCAAACCCAAAAGATTTCACAGATGAACAAATCGATACAATAGCAAAATGCAAAAAAATAGGAAAATATGTAAACCTACCTTTGCAATCAGGAAATCCAGAAGTCCTCAAAAGAATGAGGAGAAGATATGATATTAAAAAATACATTTACATAGCAAAAACTTTGAGAAAAAAAGTCCCAGAGTTATGCTTGTCTACTGATGTAATTGTTGGATTTTGTGGTGAAACAAGAAAAGAATTTGAAGACACCAAAAAGATGTTTGAATTAATAAAATATGATATGGCTTACATATCAGAATATTCTGAAAGAAAAGGAACAGTTGCTGCTAAAATATACAAAGACAACGTCTCTCACAGAGAAAAAGAAAGGAGAAAAAAAATATTAAATAAAATCCTTGAAAAAACTGCTCTTTACAGAAATAAAAAATATGTTGGAAAGGTGATGGAAGCAATTCCAGATGAATATAAAGATGGCTATTTAGTAGGAAAACTACACAACTGGAAGACTGTTAAATTTAAAGCAGGAGTTAACTGGCAAAGAATGATAGGAGAGTTTGTGAAGGTTAGAATAACAGAAGCCCTGCCTTGGGGTCTAAAAGCAGAAGTTGTTATCAAATAA
- the dnaC gene encoding Replicative DNA helicase: MPDQIKKELPDKLPPQDIEAEKSLLGCLLIDKNAILKVVDFLLPRDFYKPNHQIIYQAMQELFAKNEPIDILSVSSKLKEKDQLDKIGGYAYLTELVNSVPTAAHTLTYAKIVQKKRILRDLIETSYDIGLMGYSEAEDVDKLLDEAEKRIFMIAQRSLTQQFSHIKPVLEEAFERIDRLSKEEGRGIRGVPTGFYQLDNLISGLQRSDLILLAARPSIGKSALALDIARHVATKENLPVGIFSLEMSKDQIIDRMIAAEAMVDLWRLRTGKLQEEDFQKIQKAFGVLSEAPIYIYDSPLSTVLQIRAMARRLQAEKGLGLIIIDYLQLIESENKNLSPVQQVSEISRSLKGLARELNIPVLAVSQLSRAVEQRVPQIPRLADLRESGSLEQDADVVLFIYREDRYRENTDRKNIADIIVAKHRNGPVGKVELYFEERMATFLNIERNFDENAPLEQESENF, translated from the coding sequence ATGCCAGATCAAATAAAAAAAGAGCTTCCGGATAAACTTCCACCTCAAGATATAGAGGCAGAAAAATCTTTATTGGGTTGCCTTTTAATAGACAAAAACGCCATTTTAAAAGTGGTGGATTTTTTGCTTCCAAGAGATTTTTACAAACCCAACCATCAAATTATTTATCAGGCTATGCAAGAACTTTTTGCTAAAAATGAACCAATAGACATTCTTTCCGTATCAAGCAAACTTAAAGAAAAAGATCAACTTGATAAAATCGGAGGTTATGCTTATTTAACAGAACTTGTTAATTCAGTGCCAACAGCAGCGCACACTTTAACTTATGCCAAGATAGTTCAAAAGAAAAGAATTTTAAGAGATTTAATTGAAACGTCTTATGATATAGGTTTAATGGGTTATTCTGAAGCAGAGGATGTTGATAAGCTTTTAGATGAAGCAGAAAAAAGAATTTTTATGATAGCTCAAAGAAGTTTAACTCAGCAATTCTCCCATATAAAACCTGTTTTAGAAGAAGCGTTTGAAAGAATAGATAGATTGTCAAAAGAAGAGGGAAGGGGAATAAGAGGGGTGCCAACTGGATTTTATCAATTAGATAATCTTATATCTGGACTACAAAGGTCTGATCTAATTTTATTGGCAGCACGTCCCTCAATAGGTAAGAGCGCTCTGGCTTTAGATATAGCAAGGCATGTTGCAACAAAAGAAAATTTGCCAGTTGGAATATTTTCTTTAGAAATGTCAAAAGATCAAATAATAGATAGAATGATAGCTGCTGAAGCAATGGTTGACCTGTGGAGATTGAGAACAGGAAAATTACAAGAAGAAGATTTTCAAAAAATACAAAAAGCATTTGGAGTGTTATCGGAGGCGCCAATTTATATTTATGACTCTCCTTTATCCACCGTTTTGCAAATAAGAGCAATGGCAAGAAGGTTACAGGCAGAGAAAGGGCTTGGATTGATAATAATTGATTACCTACAGCTTATAGAATCAGAAAATAAAAATTTAAGCCCTGTGCAGCAAGTAAGCGAAATTTCAAGATCATTGAAAGGTTTGGCACGAGAATTAAATATTCCTGTTTTGGCAGTGTCGCAGTTATCAAGGGCTGTTGAGCAGAGAGTTCCGCAAATTCCAAGGTTGGCAGATTTGAGAGAAAGCGGTAGTTTAGAGCAGGATGCGGATGTTGTGCTTTTTATATATAGGGAAGACAGATACAGGGAAAACACAGATAGAAAAAACATTGCTGACATAATTGTAGCAAAACACAGAAACGGACCTGTTGGTAAAGTTGAGCTTTATTTTGAAGAAAGAATGGCAACATTTTTAAACATTGAAAGAAATTTTGATGAAAACGCGCCATTAGAGCAGGAATCAGAAAATTTTTAA